A section of the Prochlorococcus sp. MIT 1341 genome encodes:
- a CDS encoding NAD(P)/FAD-dependent oxidoreductase has product MTGLVLQASDIATTELPSHFDHQHELLVVGGGPSGFMAAITAAENGVVSPLILEATSSPLQKVLISGGGRCNITHACWDSRDLVDYYPRGRQALLGAFHRFACADVVNWFSDRGLKIVAESDGRMFPSSNRSSSVIDCLRSTSQKVGVSLRLKSAVRDLQFSKKNGFLLTCKDDTKYASQKVLLATGGHPLGRRLSQLVGHSIVQPVPSLFSLGLDASWLKDCSGIALDNIALTLHTSDKKFQEIGRVLLTHWGISGPAVLRLTAFAARELHRLSYKGRLTVNWLANFHRSSISKILNQFRYEGASKTLLQARPFRALPKRLWLVLLKQIRVDSSLRWAELSSQKELALLEALTASQYEISGRGPFGEEFVTAGGVPLSEVDSVRLESRICPGLYFAGELLDIDGVTGGFNFQHCWTSGWLAGKAIAYS; this is encoded by the coding sequence ATGACGGGCCTCGTCCTACAGGCAAGCGATATTGCAACAACGGAATTGCCCTCACATTTCGACCATCAGCATGAACTTCTAGTTGTTGGGGGTGGCCCTTCAGGTTTTATGGCGGCCATTACAGCTGCGGAAAATGGTGTTGTCTCCCCTCTTATTTTAGAAGCCACTTCTTCGCCATTACAGAAAGTACTTATTAGTGGTGGTGGCCGATGCAATATTACACATGCTTGTTGGGACTCACGTGATTTAGTTGATTATTACCCAAGAGGAAGGCAGGCACTATTAGGTGCATTCCATAGATTTGCTTGTGCTGATGTGGTTAATTGGTTTTCAGATAGAGGGCTCAAAATAGTTGCTGAATCTGATGGAAGGATGTTTCCTAGTAGTAATCGCTCTTCTTCTGTTATTGATTGCTTGAGATCTACCTCGCAGAAAGTAGGTGTTTCTTTGCGATTGAAATCAGCTGTAAGAGATTTGCAATTTTCAAAGAAAAATGGTTTTTTGCTTACTTGTAAGGACGATACAAAATATGCTTCTCAAAAAGTTTTACTAGCTACGGGCGGACATCCTTTAGGCAGAAGATTATCCCAGTTAGTTGGACATAGTATTGTGCAACCTGTACCTTCTCTTTTCTCTTTAGGATTAGATGCATCTTGGCTAAAAGATTGTTCAGGCATTGCTTTAGATAATATTGCTTTAACTTTGCATACGTCAGATAAAAAATTTCAGGAAATTGGCAGAGTTCTGCTTACACATTGGGGTATTAGTGGCCCTGCAGTTTTGCGTTTGACTGCATTTGCTGCCCGTGAATTACATCGTTTGTCGTATAAGGGTCGTTTGACAGTAAATTGGTTAGCAAATTTTCATCGATCTTCTATAAGTAAGATCTTGAATCAATTTCGTTATGAGGGAGCTTCAAAGACACTTTTACAGGCGAGACCCTTTAGGGCGTTACCCAAACGACTTTGGTTAGTTCTTTTAAAGCAAATCCGTGTTGACTCTTCACTTCGTTGGGCTGAACTTTCTTCTCAAAAAGAGCTTGCTTTGTTGGAGGCTTTAACAGCAAGTCAGTATGAAATTTCTGGACGAGGACCCTTTGGTGAGGAGTTTGTAACTGCCGGAGGGGTTCCCTTGTCTGAGGTTGATTCCGTGAGGCTTGAAAGTAGGATTTGCCCAGGCTTGTATTTTGCTGGGGAGTTGCTTGATATTGATGGTGTGACAGGTGGATTTAATTTTCAACATTGTTGGACAAGTGGTTGGCTTGCAGGTAAAGCAATTGCATATTCATAG
- the grpE gene encoding nucleotide exchange factor GrpE — protein sequence MSGEQSNSVQDSSLDTPSTDEMIEVSKSSASELDNQNQDLGPIKNPETDIEAEATPQKSSADNETRLLQLEKEHETLKSQYMRIAADFDNFRKRQSRDHDDLRLQLICSTLSEILPIVDNFERARQQLDPQGEEAQALHRSYQGLYKQLVDVLKQLGVAPMRVIGQAFDPNLHEAVMREPSEEQPEDIVVEELQRGYHLNGKVLRHALVKVSMGPGPGQNAQLENLVNSSQESSVEQQSDPKEDTE from the coding sequence ATGAGTGGTGAACAATCAAATTCAGTTCAAGATTCTTCTCTAGACACGCCTTCTACAGATGAGATGATCGAAGTGAGTAAGTCATCAGCTTCAGAGCTCGATAATCAAAATCAAGATTTGGGCCCTATCAAGAACCCTGAAACTGATATCGAAGCTGAAGCAACCCCACAGAAGTCTTCTGCTGATAATGAAACCCGCTTGCTGCAATTAGAAAAGGAGCATGAAACCTTGAAAAGTCAATATATGAGGATTGCAGCTGATTTTGATAATTTTCGTAAGCGTCAAAGTCGAGATCATGATGATTTGCGCCTGCAGTTGATCTGCTCAACTTTGTCCGAAATCCTACCTATAGTGGATAACTTTGAAAGAGCTCGTCAGCAGCTTGATCCACAAGGTGAAGAAGCACAAGCACTGCATCGAAGTTATCAGGGGTTGTACAAGCAATTGGTGGATGTTTTGAAGCAACTTGGTGTTGCACCGATGCGGGTGATTGGACAAGCTTTTGATCCAAATCTGCATGAGGCTGTAATGAGAGAGCCAAGTGAGGAGCAGCCTGAGGATATTGTTGTTGAAGAGTTACAGCGTGGCTACCACTTAAATGGAAAGGTATTACGACATGCTCTTGTAAAGGTTTCGATGGGTCCAGGCCCTGGACAAAATGCTCAATTAGAAAATTTAGTCAATTCATCTCAAGAGTCTTCTGTAGAACAACAAAGTGATCCAAAAGAGGATACGGAATGA
- the dnaJ gene encoding molecular chaperone DnaJ, which produces MADFYDLLGVSKDADADSLKRAYRRLARKYHPDINKDPGAEEQFKEIGRAYEVLGDPEKRARYDQFGEAGLGGAAGMPDMGDMGGFADLFETFFSGFGGPGGTRTQRRGPQQGDDLRYDLTIDFQQAVFGEEKEIKVPHLESCSSCRGTGAKSGSGPTSCNTCGGVGQVRRATRTPFGSFTQVAECPNCSGSGQVISNPCGGCGGKGVQQIRKKLRINIPAGVDTGTRLRVSGEGNAGFRGGSSGDLYVFLKVKNHPRLQRDGLTILSEVNISYLQAILGDTIEVDTVDGPTSLEIPSGTQPNEVLTLENKGIPKLGNPVARGNQRITVKVKLPKRISDDERSLLEKLASHFSARGSQYHYHKSGLFSRLFRQ; this is translated from the coding sequence ATGGCTGATTTTTACGATTTGCTTGGAGTCAGCAAAGATGCTGATGCAGATTCTCTAAAGCGTGCTTATCGCCGCTTAGCAAGAAAGTATCATCCAGATATAAATAAAGATCCTGGAGCTGAGGAGCAATTTAAAGAGATTGGACGTGCTTATGAGGTTTTAGGGGATCCAGAAAAACGAGCAAGATACGATCAGTTTGGAGAAGCTGGTTTGGGTGGGGCTGCAGGTATGCCAGATATGGGAGATATGGGTGGATTTGCAGATTTGTTTGAAACTTTTTTTAGTGGTTTTGGTGGGCCAGGGGGTACTCGGACTCAGAGAAGAGGGCCTCAGCAAGGCGATGATTTGCGTTATGACTTAACTATTGATTTTCAGCAGGCTGTCTTTGGAGAGGAGAAAGAAATAAAAGTCCCTCATTTAGAAAGTTGTTCTAGCTGTAGGGGAACAGGTGCGAAATCAGGCAGTGGTCCTACGAGTTGCAATACCTGTGGTGGGGTAGGTCAGGTACGAAGAGCAACTAGAACTCCATTTGGCAGTTTTACTCAGGTTGCTGAATGTCCCAATTGCTCTGGGAGTGGTCAGGTTATATCAAATCCTTGCGGAGGCTGTGGAGGGAAAGGTGTTCAACAAATAAGAAAGAAATTACGTATCAATATTCCAGCAGGAGTAGATACTGGGACGCGTTTACGAGTTTCAGGAGAAGGTAATGCTGGCTTTAGAGGAGGTTCTTCTGGTGATCTTTATGTTTTCCTGAAGGTAAAAAATCATCCGCGTTTGCAACGTGACGGTCTTACGATTTTATCTGAAGTGAATATCAGCTATCTTCAAGCAATTTTAGGAGACACTATTGAAGTTGATACTGTAGATGGGCCAACTTCTTTAGAGATTCCATCTGGAACACAACCCAATGAAGTTTTAACTTTAGAGAATAAAGGAATTCCAAAGTTAGGCAATCCAGTGGCGAGAGGTAATCAAAGAATTACAGTAAAAGTTAAACTTCCTAAGCGAATTTCAGATGATGAGAGATCACTCCTAGAGAAGTTAGCAAGTCATTTTTCTGCACGCGGATCCCAATATCATTATCATAAAAGCGGTTTATTTTCTCGTTTATTCCGTCAATAG